From Solanum lycopersicum chromosome 4, SLM_r2.1:
CTCCACAAATATATACGTGCATCAACCTGTGAAGTAAGCACCTTAGACAAATTATAAACATGGAAGCATTTGCCACACTTATATAGAAAGAAAGATGTAGTTTCTTGAAAGTGCTCAAACACAAAAGGGAAATGTAATGAGCAAAAAGAAGTCCACCATATGACCTGCTGTTTCCCCAGCATTGCAGTCGAGAATGTGAAAACAACTATGTTCTTTCCCTCCTTCAGATTCAAAGTAGCCAGCTGTTCAGGTTCTGGAGTGTTTaccattattttcttcttaggAATCTTTGGCCTTGGCACATCTTCTTCTCTATCACCACCtgtgttttttgaaatatcctTAGCAGTATTTACATCTTCATCCATGGACACGCCAGAATTTTTCATGCTTCTTGATCTCTTGAAAGCAAAAGACCATGATCTCCAGCTGCTACTACTACCCAATGAATTAATGGGTCTAGGATCTCTTTCTGCAGAGATTCATTTTAACTCGTCAATGATTATCTTGCCTAATTTTTTTAGTCAATATCAATAAGCTTCTTTTTCCATGATATAACCTCTCACGCGatctaaaacaaaattaaacttCAGGTCCTTCAAGGTAAATTCACAGTATCACCGgacaaaatagaaaaattatctGAACATCAAACTATACAAAGATAAAGAGTAGAAAAAACATCACAATAAGCttcaaaatgattttcaaaGGGCGCACAATTGTATACTTTCTTACCAATTTCTGGGGTGGCTGAATTATTTTTCACCTCCTCCGTGAACTCAGCAACTTCTGTTGTCTGTAGTACAATTGATGAATGTAAATCCTCAGGATTAGAAGGACAAACATTTCTTTGAGACCACATATTGGGTAAAGATCTGCCCATCCGCATAACTTCATTACCCTGAACTATGGCAGGAATGTCAACATTGCTTAATACAGTTCTGAGTTTTCTTCCATCTGCAACAATCGGCAGATCACTTTGGATGGACTTGGCCAGAGTAGGACAAGATTCATAGTTCGGTACTCGGTAGTCGTTGATATCAAGAGAGCTTGAAGATGCAGGGGGGTaatcttctcttttcttataATCTGAAGAAGTGGACTCTGTGTATCTGCCTACAGTGTCGTAACCATCATCAATATCACCAAAGACAAGGTGCTCTTCCTCCAAGCTTTCTAATGAAGAAACCGGAAGTGGGACCAAACGGCCACTAGATCCATTAGGATCACCAAGAGCCTCGGAAGAGGCTTCAAGTTTGCCTGTTGCTTTATCTTTTATACTTCTTGCTTTATCGGTTGAGGTGCTTGAACAAGAGTTGGGTAAAAAGCACCCAAAATCTGTTTCTGCAGCAGAGCTATTCAACGAACCGCTATCGGAGACCAAAAAATGAGAGATTGAGTTTGGATTAGTGTTGTTGGTCATAACCTTGAAACCATTTGAAGAATccttttcaaataataaatccTCCTCTGGTTGAGAGTTTTCCTTTGACATTAAATCATTCATACTGAGGACTGTTTGGGTGTGCATACGAGCTTCAAGATCACGAGAAGCACACAAGTTTTGAGTGAACTCTTCAGTTGAAACATCCAGCATTGTTGTCGAGTTCTCGTCAGTTTCACAATAGAAAAAGGACTGGACTGCAGCAATTTCATGTTCCTCCTCGGGAAGACGGCTAACTATAAAAGAATCATGTTTCTTTATCTCAGGGGAATCCACAAATTTTGAACAGGGGCTCGCAACCTCAGATATAAATGTACCACCCGCGGCATCATGATCAGCGTTAACTATGCCTAGTTCACCACTGTCACCAGAAATTCTTAAGCTTTCTTCACGACCATAATCTTCAATATCTTGGACAATGGACACTCTTGCAGCATTACCAGTTACCTTGACAGACTCCTCTTGAGTTTGAAAGCTTGGATGAGAAC
This genomic window contains:
- the LOC101261812 gene encoding phosphatidate phosphatase PAH2-like isoform X2, whose protein sequence is MNTVGRIGSYIGRGVSSVSGTFHPFGGAVDIIVVEQPDGSLKTSPWYVRFGKFQGVLKAREKVVNIAVNGVEAGFHMYLDGRGRAFFIKDVDIEDGESLSSSSSSGEDADGQTSSKRPTISKSCNYDASESNSTTQINVSGENVSVRANSQRPGILGRVFGRKSMKKDRLPGEENDASIMRTDSLECAEMAADLLEMKWSTNLTPKRYNRDYVIPVASQDMSKGVKEEDLQANDKKSDTSSLAHDNMLDNLDFRDPACEKDDGSHPSFQTQEESVKVTGNAARVSIVQDIEDYGREESLRISGDSGELGIVNADHDAAGGTFISEVASPCSKFVDSPEIKKHDSFIVSRLPEEEHEIAAVQSFFYCETDENSTTMLDVSTEEFTQNLCASRDLEARMHTQTVLSMNDLMSKENSQPEEDLLFEKDSSNGFKVMTNNTNPNSISHFLVSDSGSLNSSAAETDFGCFLPNSCSSTSTDKARSIKDKATGKLEASSEALGDPNGSSGRLVPLPVSSLESLEEEHLVFGDIDDGYDTVGRYTESTSSDYKKREDYPPASSSSLDINDYRVPNYESCPTLAKSIQSDLPIVADGRKLRTVLSNVDIPAIVQGNEVMRMGRSLPNMWSQRNVCPSNPEDLHSSIVLQTTEVAEFTEEVKNNSATPEIERDPRPINSLGSSSSWRSWSFAFKRSRSMKNSGVSMDEDVNTAKDISKNTGGDREEDVPRPKIPKKKIMVNTPEPEQLATLNLKEGKNIVVFTFSTAMLGKQQVDARIYLWRWDSKVVISDVDGTITRSDVLGQFMPLVGMDWSQIGVAHLFSAIKENGYHLLFLSARAISQAYLTRQFLFNLMQNGVGLPEGPVLTSPDGIFPSLFREGYKSTVPF
- the LOC101261812 gene encoding phosphatidate phosphatase PAH2-like isoform X1 encodes the protein MNTVGRIGSYIGRGVSSVSGTFHPFGGAVDIIVVEQPDGSLKTSPWYVRFGKFQGVLKAREKVVNIAVNGVEAGFHMYLDGRGRAFFIKDVDIEDGESLSSSSSSGEDADGQTSSKRPTISKSCNYDASESNSTTQINVSGENVSVRANSQRPGILGRVFGRKSMKKDRLPGEENDASIMRTDSLECAEMAADLLEMKWSTNLTPKRYNRDYVIPVASQDMSKGVKEEDLQANDKKSDTSSLAHDNMLDNLDFRDPACEKDDGSHPSFQTQEESVKVTGNAARVSIVQDIEDYGREESLRISGDSGELGIVNADHDAAGGTFISEVASPCSKFVDSPEIKKHDSFIVSRLPEEEHEIAAVQSFFYCETDENSTTMLDVSTEEFTQNLCASRDLEARMHTQTVLSMNDLMSKENSQPEEDLLFEKDSSNGFKVMTNNTNPNSISHFLVSDSGSLNSSAAETDFGCFLPNSCSSTSTDKARSIKDKATGKLEASSEALGDPNGSSGRLVPLPVSSLESLEEEHLVFGDIDDGYDTVGRYTESTSSDYKKREDYPPASSSSLDINDYRVPNYESCPTLAKSIQSDLPIVADGRKLRTVLSNVDIPAIVQGNEVMRMGRSLPNMWSQRNVCPSNPEDLHSSIVLQTTEVAEFTEEVKNNSATPEIERDPRPINSLGSSSSWRSWSFAFKRSRSMKNSGVSMDEDVNTAKDISKNTGGDREEDVPRPKIPKKKIMVNTPEPEQLATLNLKEGKNIVVFTFSTAMLGKQQVDARIYLWRWDSKVVISDVDGTITRSDVLGQFMPLVGMDWSQIGVAHLFSAIKENGYHLLFLSARAISQAYLTRQFLFNLMQNGVGLPEGPVLTSPDGIFPSLFREVVRRAPHEFKIACLEDIKALFPSDRNPFPFYAGFGNRHTDEISYLKVGIPKGKIFTINPKGQIVVNRHVDTKSYTSLHSLATAMFPAILSCEQEDFNVWNFWRLPPPYID